The region GCTCATGTTGCCGATCGTGGCGCGGTTGGCCAGCGGCACGCTGCTGACGCCCTCGCCGTAGAACTCGACGAACTTGCCGACGACACCGTGCTTACGCAGCATCTCGGTGATCGTGAGCACGAGGTCGGTCGCGGTGGCGCCGGCGGGCAGCTTGCCGGTCAGCTTGAACCCGACCACCCGGGGGATCAGCATGGAGATCGGCTGGCCGAGCATCGCGGCCTCGGCCTCGATGCCGCCGACGCCCCAGCCGAGGACGCCGATGCCGTTCTCCATCGTGGTGTGCGAGTCGGTGCCCACGCAGGTGTCGGGGTACGCCCGGCCGTCGCGGATCATGACGACCCGGGCCAGGTGCTCGATGTTGACCTGGTGGACGATCCCGGTGCCCGGCGGGACGACCTTGAACTCGTCGAAGGCCGTCTGGCCCCAGCGCAGGAACTGGTAGCGCTCGCGGTTGCGCTCGTACTCCCGGTCGACGTTGCGCTGGAAGGAGTCGGGGTGACCGAAGTAGTCCACGATGACCGAGTGGTCGATGACCATCTCGGCGGGCGCCAGCGGGTTGATCTTCGCGGGGTCCCCGCCCAGGTCGCGGACGGCCTCACGCATGGTGGCGAGGTCCACCACGCACGGGACGCCGGTGAAGTCCTGCATGATCACGCGGGCGGGGGTGAACTGGATCTCCACGCTCGGCGTGGCGTTCGGGTCCCAACCGGCGAGTGCGCGGATGTGGCCGGCGGTGATGTTCGCGCCGTCCTCGGTGCGCAGCAGGTTCTCCAGCAGAATCTTCAGGCTGTACGGGAGGCGCGCCGACCCCTCGACGGCGTCCAGCCGGTAGATCTCGTACGACGCGTCGCCGACGCGCAGCGTGTCACGGCTGCCGAAGCTGTTCGCGGACACGAAGGTCGCCTCCCCAGGTTCCGGGCTTGTTCACAAGTTCGCTATGCATCCTCCCGCACCGAAGGAACACTCCTGACAATCAGGTCACCCTTACCGGTGCGGCGTGAGGATGTCTCGACATCAAGATATCTCTCCCGATATCTCGACATCAAGTTACTTGCGGGTAGGCGTCCGGGTCGCGCGCCTCATGCGGTCCGGCGGCCCGCGCTCAGGCGGGCATGAGCCGCAGGCAGAGCAGCGCGATCACCACGATCGACAGGGCCGGGCCGAGGAACTGCTTCTCGAACGCCCTGCCGGTCTTGATGCCGATGTCGTACGGCAGGAGCCAGCGCCCCTTGATCGGCCATAAGACGGGACAGCCGCGCTCGGTCAGGCAGTCGCCGATCACGTGCACGAGACAGCCGACCCCGATGGCGATCCCCAGCCAGGAGTAGGTGACCCCGAGCACCATGAACGTCAGAAACAGCGCGGCGGTCATCCCGATGTTCACCACCGCGGAGGTGAGCGTCTTGCCGGGCACGCCGAGCCCCACGGCGCGCAGCGCCAGGCCGATCATCAGGACGACCAGGATGTCGCGGCCCACCGCGTAGCGGTCGCCGAGCAGGTGCGCGCCGACCCCCATCACGACGCTGAACAACAGCGAGTGCGTCGCGTGCCGGTGCCCGCCGCTCACGAAGTTGACACCCTTGCTCAGCAGGTGGGTCGCCGGGCCGAACGTCTGGGCGATCGTGGCGCTGGGATGGTCGAGGTCGGGCAGCATGGCCGCGCCCGCGCAGACCACCGCCCCCGCGACCAGCTCCGGCGGAGTGAGGATCGGGCCCGTCAGCGTCGCCAGCTCCACATGGCCCACCGCGCCCGGCAGCGCCACCAGGGCCGGCGCGACCGCGAGCCACACCGCCGCACCGCTCAGGGCGTGCGAGTGCCCCATCATGTCAAGATCACGCCTTGAGACTGTACGGCAAAGCACCGACAAAATCCGCGAAGCGCCCACGAGGCTGGGCCTGTGCCGGCTCCCGTCGTCAGTCCTGGGGCCGTACCGGAGCCGGAGAACGCGGCGGCGCCGGCCGCCGCGAATGGGTGCGGGATCGCCCCGCTCCAAGAGCACCCCCCAGCCCTCCCAGAGCAGAACGATCCCGCCTGTGCCAGATAACGCTACGGTCTCGGCCGGTGTTCCCGGCAGCCGGAAAAAGTTCCGGGTGAGCTACATCACTCTTCCCGGCATGCATCGGAGAACAATCTCGATATATCGTTGAAGCATCGAGAACGGATCGGGAGGAAGGGACACGCGATGAGCCAGGCACACACGTTCGGCGGGCCCTGGGCCGGCCACGGCCACCACGACGCCCGGGAGGCGCTCCGCGACGAGATGCGCCGCCATCTGCGGCGCGCCCTGCGCCGGGCGTACGCGAACATG is a window of Microbispora sp. NBC_01189 DNA encoding:
- a CDS encoding metal-dependent hydrolase, producing the protein MMGHSHALSGAAVWLAVAPALVALPGAVGHVELATLTGPILTPPELVAGAVVCAGAAMLPDLDHPSATIAQTFGPATHLLSKGVNFVSGGHRHATHSLLFSVVMGVGAHLLGDRYAVGRDILVVLMIGLALRAVGLGVPGKTLTSAVVNIGMTAALFLTFMVLGVTYSWLGIAIGVGCLVHVIGDCLTERGCPVLWPIKGRWLLPYDIGIKTGRAFEKQFLGPALSIVVIALLCLRLMPA